The proteins below are encoded in one region of Phaseolus vulgaris cultivar G19833 chromosome 1, P. vulgaris v2.0, whole genome shotgun sequence:
- the LOC137815337 gene encoding secreted RxLR effector protein 78-like, whose amino-acid sequence MKEVMFDVIDDCQSAFLSNRGLLDSVVMANEALEECTRNHRSGVCFKVDFEKAYDSVRWSFLFDMLQRLGFHEKWILWVKGCLASSSVSVLVNGSPTEEFRPSRGLRQGDPLAPFLFLVVAEGLAGLVR is encoded by the coding sequence ATGAAGGAAGTTATGTTTGATGTCATTGATGATTGTCAATCAGCTTTCCTTAGTAACAGAGGTCTTTTGGATAGTGTCGTTATGGCCAATGAAGCGCTGGAAGAGTGTACGAGGAATCATAGGAGTGGAGTATGCTTTAAGGTGGACTTTGAAAAGGCATATGACTCAGTTAGATGGAGTTTTCTATTTGATATGCTTCAGAGGTTGGGTTTTCATGAAAAATGGATTCTGTGGGTGAAAGGATGTTTGGCTTCGTCTTCAGTATCCGTTTTGGTCAATGGGAGTCCTACGGAGGAATTCAGACCGTCTAGGGGGTTAAGACAGGGAGATCCTTTGGCTCCATTCCTGTTCCTGGTGGTAGCTGAAGGACTAGCAGGGCTGGTGAGGTAA